From Fibrobacter sp., a single genomic window includes:
- a CDS encoding helix-turn-helix transcriptional regulator encodes MPKSKSTFEKMMEDPKQKEAFDKEYANFLLSELLLDAMAQEKISVRKLSNLSGISTSVIQNLRAMQPVNITLKTLTALLAPLGYELTARKGKKIVKLSA; translated from the coding sequence ATGCCAAAGTCTAAATCAACTTTTGAAAAAATGATGGAAGATCCAAAGCAAAAAGAAGCTTTCGACAAGGAATATGCCAACTTTCTTTTGTCGGAGTTGCTTTTAGATGCTATGGCCCAAGAAAAAATTAGCGTTCGTAAGTTATCGAATCTTTCTGGAATTTCAACATCGGTCATACAGAATTTACGAGCAATGCAACCCGTCAATATAACACTAAAGACATTAACTGCGCTCCTTGCACCTTTAGGGTACGAACTTACAGCTCGTAAAGGCAAAAAAATCGTAAAACTTTCCGCTTGA
- a CDS encoding type II toxin-antitoxin system RelE/ParE family toxin, translated as MEEIIAYEGVSFTIEWFYDEQGKSDALDFFNGLDDVNKRKVMMLFKRMGDFGRISDITKFRNEGDKIYAFKPQPNRFLSFFYTGQKIIVTNAFCKKCQKLPEEEKQKALNRKENYEQRVFGGTYYAKV; from the coding sequence TTGGAAGAGATTATTGCATACGAGGGAGTGTCGTTTACTATTGAATGGTTTTATGATGAACAAGGAAAAAGCGACGCCTTAGATTTTTTCAATGGACTTGATGATGTTAACAAAAGAAAGGTAATGATGCTTTTCAAACGAATGGGAGATTTTGGCCGAATTTCAGACATTACCAAATTTCGTAATGAGGGGGATAAAATTTACGCCTTCAAACCCCAGCCAAATAGATTTTTGTCATTTTTCTATACCGGTCAAAAAATTATTGTAACAAATGCCTTTTGTAAAAAATGTCAAAAGCTCCCTGAGGAAGAAAAACAAAAAGCTTTAAATAGAAAGGAAAATTACGAACAACGAGTTTTCGGTGGGACATATTATGCCAAAGTCTAA